The Coffea arabica cultivar ET-39 chromosome 2c, Coffea Arabica ET-39 HiFi, whole genome shotgun sequence genome includes the window GATTAAACATCCAATAACCACGTAGACTTCAATCCTCATCCCTATCGCCTTTTCACACGTGGAACCCGACCCACGTTATACAACCACACGCCACTACACATTGATACGGTACGCTAGTATTTGGCGACGCAAATCCCCACAACCCACCAAAATTTTCTGAATCAAAGTCGAAGCGACGATTTCTCACCTCAGTCGAATAAACAGAATTGAGATCCTCCTGTACAGTAACAACTGCACGTAAGAGGACCCATCACCAACACTCGCCGCTCAGGAGCGGGGACgccctctcttcttcttctccgtCTCTCTCTATCATATCAAATGTTAATGGCTGATAAAAGAGCCAgttcattttgaatttttgagtaACGTTTTAGCTATCAGGAAATCCCACTTCTTTCCGGAACCAAAATTAGAGAGGGATGGCGATTGGGATAAAGGCGGTGCCTTTTGCTGTGGTAGCCCAAGTTCTCGGGGTTGCGGGGATTATTATGGTGCTGATATGGAACATAAGCTTCAGGGGTGGATTAGCTTGGGAATCCGCCAACAAGAGTCTCATCTTCAATGTATGTACCTCTTGTcacttatctttttttttttttttttttaaatttgtcgAAACGATTAGTTTTGTCACTTATtattttccccttttctcttCATCTATTTTCCCGtctaccctttttcttttcttttttttttaggaccGTTAGATTTAGACTTTTCTTTTGCTACATGAATATGCTCGCACCAAACCCTCGAGACTTAAGGTTTGATTACTCTCTGTTGTCACTTTTCaagctttaagctttgggtatACCTTTGTATCGGTCCGGCGGAATGTTTAAGACATGTTGAATTTGAGCTTTTAGTTGTGGATTAGTACCTCTATCTGTACACCATGATTCGGGGATGGAGGGAGGGAGGCCGAGAATGGAGCCATACTTTTCATGTGGTATTCGGTACTTTTGACATCCACCTCTCTGTTTCTTCTCGTTGATTCTCCGTGGCACTGCACATTCTACTTTTGGACCTTTTCAAAATTATAAGACCAGGAGTATTGATTCTTGAAACATTTATGCTCACGGGAAGACATACAATAGCTGGACAACAATATAAGAGCCATTCAGGTATCAACTCCGCCATGAGCTGCGTCTCTTTAGTTGATGGATATATGCCGCATGGGATTGGCTTAAAAATCCGATCGTTATGCAACCAAACACTTacttatttttatgagttttatttcttggttgaaataggaaaatacaagtCCAAAATATGTCATCCTGCTAACGCTAGCAACTGGGTGGGTTGGTAGATGTTGCGATTGTTTGGGATTTGGTGGTTGACTGATTGTTTACCAATTTATTTTTTAGATCTTCACATGGCCAACCTTCCTTTCTTCTTGCGGAAAGCTTGACTTGTCCATCAATGTGTTGACTTGTACCATGTGGATATTGATAAAGGGCTATCTGTACCAACGGATGTTGGTGCAAGCGGAAGGAGCTTGTATCTCTTAGCACGAGGTCTCGGGTTCGAAACCCTTAGTAATACAAAAGACAACGTTAGGAGAGTTTTCCCTGCAAGGGGTCTGACGCTGCTCGGATAGAATTAATCACAGACCGTAAAACAGCAGATACGGATACCTGTGGattatacccaaaaaaaaaaggataaaggGCTGTTTGTGCGTGGATCTTTCCATTTGATTTTGAGCAAAGTTTGGCATATCTAAACCGCttctaatgattttttttttcagtcagAAATTAAAGTTTCAAACATATGCTCTACTAATTTGTTTTAGTACGATGGCATGTCTTGAACTCTTAATTGTTCCTTAAGCTCATTCAAAGAAAGATGTTCAAGATAGGTAGCTATCTAGGTTTGGACTTTCGAATTAAATCTTGAGGCACACTGGCTGGGTGTGGTTGGAAATAAACGGCATTAAATGGAGCCAACGGAAAAGTTCTGTTGGAGGTATGAAACGGTGGTTGCATTTTGAAGTGTCCATATGCTTTTCTCTAAATAGATTAAGACGACTGGAAGTTTATCAGTGACATCTGTGAAGGGACTAAGACATTTTGTCCTGTCTGTTATAGGAGCATTTCATAAAGTGATCTTTATGTGGTCCCTTCACATTGATTGCTGTCATCTGATAAGAGTAATTTGGGTCTAGTTGAGGTTTGGTAATTCACTTTTAAGATATGAGTTACACGGCAGGGTAGATTTTGAGGTTATTCTTGCCAATGTAAGCATGGAATGTCATTGAACGAAATTTTGCTTAAGGTTTAATTATGGTTTTTGTTTGTTCTTTTCCAGATTCATCCTGTTCTCATGCTCCTTGGCTTGATTGTAATTGGGGGTGAAGGTAAGTTATATGTCTTATCAAGATAAGTACTccccctcttcttcttcttcctttttattttcttgggtATTGAATAGCCTTTATGATGTTCTCTTCATCTTCCCATTTTCTTTTAATGCAGCCATTATTACTTATAAAACTCTTCCCTTGAGGAAGGAACTGAAGAAATTGATACATCTAGTCTTGCATGCTATTGCCCTCATACTTGGTATCATCGGGATATACACGGCATTCAAGTTTCATAACGAGAGCAATATTGTCAATTTGTATAGTTTACATTCTTGGCTTGGAATTGGGATTATTGTTCTCTATGGCATCCAGGTAACTTCAAGCTTGAATTCTTCTCCTGCACTACACTGGTTGTTGTCGATAATCATCGTGTATTATACCTTTAACATTTTTTGCTCTATTAATTCTCTCGGCTCCTATCTTTCAATAATTATCTCAAGCTCTTGCtcgcattttttcttttctttggtttatTTTCTCTCCACGCCCTCAAAAGTATCAGAGTAGattactcaaatatatttccaACTATGGAGGCCTTGCTTTGCTGGCTCGTCTAGTGCTACACCTCATTGTTCTCTTTGAGCTTGAATGGTGGTGACATTCTAGTATGAATTAAgcaaaagggggggggggggggttgctTGCTTCTAGACCTCATTGTATTTGGACAATGTTCTGCCTGGAAAGAATTAGTGGACTGTAATCGTAATTTGTTACTCAATCTGTCTTACAGCTTGGCTGTTGTGTGTAGAACTCTCGAAGTCTGCAAGAGCATTCCGCCAGTTTTGCTCGGTCCTGGAAATAACCATTTGAtgctttgtttgtttgtttgtttattgTTGACATTTTGTTGCAGTGGATTTATGGTTTCCTGGTGTTCTTCTACCCCGGTGGCTCATCAGAAATCAGGCAAGGGTCACTTCCATGGCACGTGGTGTTTGGGCTGTTTGTGTACATCTTGGCAGTTGGGAATGCCTCACTAGGGTACCTTGAGAAGCTTACATTCCTTGAGAACTCAGGCCTAGAGAAATATGGGGCTGAAGCATTCCTGGTCAACTTCACGGCCCTTGTCACGATATTGTTTGGGACCTTCGTTGTCTTGACCGTCTTCTCTAAGCCTGTTGCAGAGGATGAATATAGCTACTCGGCCATAAACTAGATGTAGTATCACCGTCACTTGGTAGCTGTATGCTCTGACGTCTAGCGTGTACTATCATTTCGGGTCCGTCTTCTATTGTTGTTTGTTGTTGTTTGTGGTATTGGCGAAGCAGAATAGATGTAGTATAGTACATCACAAATATGGATGGTGCCTCGAAATAAACCAGGACGAGGATTCTAATGGGAAATTGCATGAGTTGTACCTTTGGTTGTGCTATGTATTATGTGACTGAAGTGCACTAATCTTTTCACGCGGGCTGTGGGCTACCCCTCTAGTTGTTTAGCAGCATCAATTgagaatatttatatatttataatgctAGTAAGGTCTGGCTGTGCAATGCCCACCCTAAAATGTTCAAGGGTAACAAAGTTTGAAGGATTGTTTATAAATTGAAAGAACATTTTAATACATTGCTTTGGTtaataaagggaaaaaatttATTGTAATAAAAAGCAAGTATTAACGCATAAATAAAACACAATGAAATAGATAGGAAAAGTGTATATTATGGTTGGTAGCAATTTCAGTTGGTTTAAATATTTTAAGATAATTTAAAATGTCGttaaatattaatttattatTAATGAATAAAAGTAAAAGAGAATAATGTACAGTACATTTGGTAGCAATAATAATCTTTATTTTTGTAATAAGTTGTATTCAattttaaacattttttttgcttttgaaatTACATCCCATTTATTTATATATGCAATAATATAAAGCTGAAATAATTTAATAGACTtttcaaactctaaattttggAGAGATATAATTCAATTTGAGTATCATTTACATGATTATTTCAAGTTATATTTGACAAATTAACTTGAGTTTTAATCGGATTCAGTGTTCATCACCAAAGTTTCCAATCACAAGTTATACACTGCATATAATTCAATACTAAGCAACTAGTAATAGTTTACTTATGAAACTCATGATTATGAACGAAACTTAACCAGTATTTTATCAAACATTAGGCATTCTAGTTATAAATGAAATGACTAACTTGGAGTAAAGTGACAGACAAAGCAAAAATTTTGAGTACTGAAAGTAATGCCacaaaaggaaaacagaaaacatgcaaaagaaaGTATGTGTTACTACAACAAGATGTAAATGCATAGATTTGCTGaagtaaaaaataagaaaaattgtatTACCAAATATGAGAAAACAATAAAGGGAAGAAAGCTTTCCCTCTGCTACGCGAGAATGACAATAAAATAAATCAGGAAGAAAATGATGCACAATAAAAATTGGTAGTGTATGTAAGGGTTTGCACTGTACTGTTCGAGGTTAGTTTGTTGATAATaatttcatctaaaaatatAGTCTATAAAAGCTAAATTAAGCTAGTACTTTGTCTTTCAATCTAATGGTTATAAACAGATGAAGTACAATTGATAAATTCATCGAAAGGATGACTTTTTTTTGTGAAAGACAACCTAAcattgaagaaaatgcaagtatTTAATCTGATTAGGTAATTGAAAAATGATTGCATTATATGACTTAGGACTTATTACAAgcaaagcaaaggaaaaataggagaaTCAAGCAATCTATAAGCTAACTTGTTGAATAATCTAATAAtgcaataagtttggaaaaacGTTTTTCTCACCAAATTAGAACTTATAATAAATATAAGCTTTATTGAATAATTCAATAATCTAATAgcatagaaaataagaaaaaatgcaaatctAACCGTTACCATGAAAACAACAACAAAGAGCATTTTAGTGAAATATAATAAAGATACAcatatttttgtcatttataCGTTAATGCATTCCTTTGattaagaaaggaaaaaattaattgTAATAAAAAACACATATTAAGGTATAaacgaaataaaataaaattgataaCAAAAATATATGAACACAAAATCAAATGCTGCCAAATATTTTAATATGAATAAATTAGAAATAGAAAAATGTACACAACATTAAGCAGCGGCGATAGTCTTTTTCTTTATAAGAAGATGAAATTAGTTTTAAATGATCTTGTTCGTTACATTAACAAAACATCAAAGAATACaacaatttaaaaaattcatgcaATTTGATGATTTTTTAACAAATGCAACTTAATTAGTCAAATATAACTTTAAATGATAAttcatattaaaataaatataaatataaattcaaataGAAGTGGGGAGCAATGAAGAGCAATGAGATGTGCGTGGCGTGATCTTTCCTCGTCACAATGGCTAGGGGTGTACAAAATCGAAAAATTCTGATTTACCGACCAAattcgaattaaatttggaatttCGATAATTTAGAATGGAAATCGAAATATTCGATTTAGAATTCGTTGAATTCGGTAATGAGATTTTTCAAATCGGAAATTCCTATTTCGAATTCACAATTCGAAATCAAAATcggaattcctatttcgatttcaaatatgtttttcatatatatgtatatatatatatatgatatatatattatataacatttatattataataataatttttatattcatgaattcgaTAAAATCGGATttcctatttcgatttcaattttgttttcacacacacatatataatttttttatatatgtgtaatataatatttatataataataataataatttttatattcatgaattcaGTGAAATTGGAAtttaccaaattttgaattgaattcggaacgaattcaaattcgaaattggtgaattcaaaatcgaaatCGATCGAAAATTccaatatcaaaatttcaaaaaatttcaatttcaaaatttcgaATTATCGATTTCAATTTCGATTCACACCCTAACAATCGCCGTTACCATTCACCACTAGAAAAAGATAATATAAataatagggataatttcagaaacctcccctgaggtttctgacatttacacttacctcccctgtggtttgaacaattacactgacctcccctgaggttactaatcctttacaaattcagtccaaatgattaaaatactattttagagagtgaaattagaattttgtacctgatttgtcctttgtgccacatgtccaatgaatggcaaagtattacaaattaattaacaattaataaactttaaggagcGTAGTTT containing:
- the LOC113725037 gene encoding transmembrane ascorbate ferrireductase 1: MAIGIKAVPFAVVAQVLGVAGIIMVLIWNISFRGGLAWESANKSLIFNIHPVLMLLGLIVIGGEAIITYKTLPLRKELKKLIHLVLHAIALILGIIGIYTAFKFHNESNIVNLYSLHSWLGIGIIVLYGIQWIYGFLVFFYPGGSSEIRQGSLPWHVVFGLFVYILAVGNASLGYLEKLTFLENSGLEKYGAEAFLVNFTALVTILFGTFVVLTVFSKPVAEDEYSYSAIN